A stretch of the Archangium violaceum genome encodes the following:
- a CDS encoding S1 family peptidase — protein MACAPISAPPEFPPSPTPRTDAVVGGTAAPGDTAVVALLPRRARCAQDAEALLCSGALVAPDVVLTAAHCLEIFGEEGDYEIFLGERLLPEPEPGGRFVRVARAVRHPRYARTTHAHDAALLRLAKPVDVSPLPLPEPGWGALEPGQAARVVGFGETKEDGAPAGQRRQGVLEVTEVEPGAFHAGPAPAMSCVGDSGGPVLARGADGREVLVGITASGDVACRKEALNVRVEALLEDFIQPFLAERPEPQGPVLAPESLCTAACTRDAECPAGLSCVSVTEDGPGRCLQYALQEGNYGAACSEDAQCAAGGVCARLEPEGAEACRCFTPCAPLPLEEAEASSGCTGAPAASPVGWALCVWALFRSLSRRGCGGACAARRGG, from the coding sequence GTGGCCTGCGCCCCCATCTCCGCCCCACCCGAGTTCCCCCCGAGTCCCACGCCGCGCACGGACGCGGTGGTCGGAGGCACGGCCGCACCGGGAGACACGGCGGTGGTGGCGCTTCTCCCCCGTCGAGCGCGGTGCGCACAAGACGCGGAGGCGCTGCTGTGCTCGGGGGCGCTGGTGGCGCCAGACGTGGTGCTGACGGCGGCGCACTGCCTGGAGATCTTCGGCGAGGAGGGCGACTACGAAATCTTCCTCGGCGAGCGGCTGCTGCCGGAGCCCGAGCCGGGAGGCCGCTTCGTCCGGGTGGCGCGCGCGGTGCGTCACCCGCGCTACGCCCGGACGACGCACGCCCATGACGCGGCGCTGCTGCGTCTGGCGAAGCCGGTGGACGTGTCACCGCTGCCACTGCCGGAGCCCGGCTGGGGAGCGCTGGAGCCAGGCCAGGCGGCGAGGGTGGTGGGCTTCGGAGAGACGAAGGAGGACGGAGCCCCCGCGGGCCAGCGGCGCCAGGGCGTGCTGGAAGTGACGGAGGTGGAGCCGGGCGCGTTCCACGCGGGGCCCGCTCCGGCGATGAGCTGCGTGGGAGACAGTGGCGGTCCCGTGCTGGCGCGCGGAGCGGACGGGCGCGAGGTGCTGGTGGGAATCACCGCGAGCGGCGACGTGGCCTGTCGGAAGGAGGCCCTCAACGTCCGCGTGGAGGCGCTGCTCGAGGACTTCATCCAGCCCTTCCTCGCCGAGCGCCCGGAGCCCCAGGGTCCGGTGCTCGCGCCCGAGTCCCTCTGCACCGCCGCGTGCACGCGCGACGCCGAGTGCCCCGCGGGACTCTCCTGTGTCTCCGTGACGGAGGACGGGCCGGGCCGCTGCCTGCAGTACGCACTGCAGGAGGGGAACTACGGCGCCGCCTGTTCCGAGGACGCGCAGTGCGCGGCGGGCGGCGTGTGCGCGCGCCTGGAGCCCGAGGGGGCGGAGGCGTGCCGCTGCTTCACACCCTGCGCCCCCCTTCCACTCGAGGAAGCGGAGGCGTCGAGTGGTTGCACGGGAGCGCCAGCGGCGTCACCCGTGGGGTGGGCCCTATGCGTGTGGGCGCTGTTTCGGAGCCTCAGCCGCCGTGGATGCGGAGGCGCTTGCGCGGCCCGCCGCGGTGGGTGA